ttaaatgtgtgtaattGCAGTATGGCTGTTTGTGTGAGCCCTAAAATGAGGATATTGGTGTGAAAACGAAGAGGTCTGTTTTGATATACCTCACATACTAAACTAAATCGGGGGCTTTTGTGTCAATGTTAGCCATATTGAGAAGCAGTCTGAGTTTAAAGGAGAAGCAGATCACCCTTGGCAAAGGTTACGCCTCTCCCTATTACCTGTTGTTGCTTAAAGTTGACAAAGTAGATGAATATTTAACAGCAGGAAAGAAAGTGGTAGGCATCAGATCACGAAGAAGAAAATAACACTCTccccgtcatgtgaccagatgctTTTGATTGGCTGCAGATTCTTATTTGTTGGCCCATTATTGTGCTTTAATAACAACTTTAAAAGAAAAGGGGCAAGTCTACTTGTAGACTACTTGTACACAAGTTATATGTTGGCTTTGTGTGTAGAGGTCAGATGAGGTCGTTGGGTGTGTTGTATTCCTCTAAGAGAGGGGTAAATAAAAGGGCTGGAGAACATGGGCCTGTGGAGGAACACTGGAGCTCATCTCAGAAATAACACAACAGTTTCCATCATAACACCAGAATGCAGAGGTAGACCAACTATTACTGGCATTGTGTATTCTATAGAGTGTTTGTGGCGGAGGCCACTGGGTTTAATATTCTGATACTCATATTTGTAATTACAATGTTACTTTAAAAATGAATCTCCTTAAATGTAAGTGTCTTGCTTTTCCCTGGACTCACCCATGTGCAGTTATATGGTGTTATtgtttgcccttttttttttttagaggctCGTGATGACAGTGAGAAGATATTCCATCTTCCAGAGGTTGGTCAACCATCGGAATGTGCAGTTGGACAACGATAAAACTGCAACACAGCGAAGATGAAAGTTAGCATGTTACACGAGGCCCCATCTGACAGAGTGGTCGTTCTGCTTTCTGTCATAAGTACTATCTGTTGGGATGGCGGCCAGGCCTATAGTCAGGCATACCGTCATGGCGTTAGCTCTATTTTGGCATTTAGGACAACATGTTAACACGGGCCTAACTATCACCAAATAAAGTTTTCATCCTCCTTCAATGCTTTTtttgtcattcttttttttagttgAAACGGTTATATTTGTACACAACAAATTGTTAAATACTTACAGCTTTTCGTCGAAATATTAACATACAATGTGAGAGTTAGCTTATGCAAATGTGCCCACGACGACATGATATCAACCTGTGGAATGCACCTGTTCGTGAAGACTTTTCTCTCGCGAGATTTCGTCGTTGCGCAGTGGAGTACAGCCGTCCGCCATCACCGCACACAAGCTAGCATTAGCTAAAAACCACTGAGAGGAGAGCGAGTGACAACaacataacagacacacagaccgaCCTCATTCTTGGAGGGGAGGTCACTGAGTGTCCCTGCCGCTTTCCTGGCGTAGAAAGCAAACTAGCAACTGCCTTTCATGTAGTCTTTTAAGTCAACTTAGAAACGAAAGTCGTTCTAACTTACGCTAATCATGTCCAACCTGAAAGGCGGCCCCAAGAAGGACACCAAGATGAGAATACGAGCCTTTCCTGTGAGTATTCCCCGGCTCTGTGAGCGCTGATATGCTAACTGTGAGACTCGAGTCCCGGGGATGACGGGTCTCTGCTAGCAACTACCTCCGAGCGAGCCGCTTAAACCAGAAAGACATGTCATTGTCAAGCGAAACAAATCACCCGGAGGACTTTAGCCAGACTAGCAGTTCGGTTTATTTGACGTGTGCTCGCTCCTCGGCTTGCCACCGTGATCGTCGTCTGACGTGAGCTAGTGTTAGCATCTGTACCGTGACGGAAACTTCCCCGGTGCCTTCCGAGCTACGCGACTGCTAAGCTCAGTCGCGTAGCAGGCCCGATGTCGGCTAACTTGACGCCAGCTAAGTTGCGGTCGGTCGGTGAGTTCCTTTGAGGCTCTTTTGGCTCACGGGGCTTCGCTGCACCGCGCATTTGGCGTCGGCTGCTCTACATGGCGATCGCCACAGTATCATGCAGCGCTTCAGTCTTGGGGAGCTAACGCAGCTTCAGCCTGACGTGAGACTACAACACAGCTATGGTAACGTCAACCAGGCTGGTTAATGTTGTTGACGTCCACCTAGCAACCTGCTGATGGTAACGTGCCACTGTCAACGAGTTCATCACGAGTAACGTGAGCGCAGTTGTAACGTTGTGTAATGGTGTCTAAATTGACGAGCCCTGGGATCATCCAATTATATTCCTCGTGTGAAATACGGAGCAGTGCTTTTTCTTCTGTTGGATATCCAGGCGTGTGAGTGAAAACAGTTCATCCTTTTTCAAATGTTGCGCTTCCTTGCAAATGCAAGACTGGCCCATGAAACCAGATTGTAGCCACTACCTAGTAGTCTTGGTCAATATCGTAACACACTTTAATTATGGGATTATATGAATGTATCCCATTCCACACCTTGTATTTCTTGTTGCTATTGAGACAAGCTTATCTTGTGATCTGAAAATACTGACTAATGAATTCATTTTTTGAATTTGAATATGAGCCGGTCAACTGTCGGTCCACAGTTACTCTTCACTAGATATGCTTAACTTTTGATATACTAATTACTAATCAATAACCAGATGTACAACCTGTAGCTCTACCTCATACATGGAGCCAATCAGAAtaattgatagatagatagatagatatatactttattaatccccaaggggaaatttgtcgttacaagtagcagcaccaataaatcaaacgcacaagaataaaaacaaaaacaaaacacaaatataaaaaaacagggatgaaagatatagaagtatacaaagtaaacaaaacaaaatatatatgtacatatacaacacacatgcatacacaacacacaacatcaatgacgaatcaaatcaaattcaaaaatattaaatatagacagtgtgcaaaatgcagagtGTGTATATGTCAACTTGACAGTAACAAGAGGCTAAAAACTAAATTGGTGGGCGGCCTTTGTTCCTGAATGAGAGCGATACAAGCTGAAATACTTAATTTGACAATGACTTTGACAAGGAAACTGTATTTATCTGGTTGACACCTTATCGTCTTCCCTTCAGGTGAGGTCTGATCAGGTTCTTGATCGAGTTTAAAGAGTGAGGAAAGAAGTAACATAATGCACTGTGCGTCTCGTCAGTGAGATAAGGGGACATTGACATCCACACACCTTCATTATTATTGAATATATTGTGAGATAACTAGGTCCTGGTACGTTGGCAGGAAATGCAAAAAAATCAGAAAGTTGAACACGGTCGTTGCTTGACACACTTGGCGGTTGCGTCTCTACCTTCTCTACATTCTTTATACGGCTTTGGTCGTACAGTTTGAGGGATTGTTTACACCAAGGGTCTTTATGTCTCGTTTTACTGACTTGGGTTTGTCGTTCCCTGTTCGCTGGAGTCGAGCAGCACATGCTTCGTCTTCAGGATCGTAAAGCTTTGAATGCAGTGTGGTCAACACAACGGCTCATTCTCCATGGACGCGAATGTATAATGCATATTTtgttgtgggtttttttctgtAATAATGTTGATGATTATAATCTTTGTTACTCTTGATATGACTACACAAATAGAAAATGGTGATTTAATTATGGCTTTCTGTTGCGCCTATGCTGCTTCATTGAGATCTTTGTTTAAATTGCTTCTATATGCTTGCAAAGTTATCTGAACTCGGGCAGAATCATCAAGGCATCACCTGCATTGTATCCCCGGGGGAATTGAAATTAATAAATGACGAAGGTGTACATTCCGCCTACACTCAAGTACCCAATGTTTACTGCGAAAGTCATCAATCAAACATCTGGGCTTTCACAAGGTTATACCTTCCCTGTCCACACCTCAATGTAGAAAGGGATTGCTtactgtgtaagtgtgtgttcatatatatatatatatttaaataaatatatatatatttatatatatatataaataaacatatatatatatttaaatatatatttatatatttaaattagacGGTTTCTGTAGGCACCTTTTTAGAAAGCTGCAAAACTATTAGTAATTAACAACGTACAACATATTGAACCTGTGTTTTTGCATATGGATCTTCTCTTTTAACAAGTGCTTTACTATTTTGTATTCACTAGTATTGCAACACACAATCCTTAGCATTACTTTTGTCATCGACTTGGAACAGATGGGAATAATACAGAATAGACATTGTTCAAGTAAAAACTCTTTCATCTTTCTTCCCCTCCTAGATGACAATGGATGAGAAGTATGTGAACAACATATGGGACCTCCTAAAGAACGCCATCCAAGAGATCCAGAGGAAGAACAACAGTGGGCTCAGCTTTGAGGAGCTGTACAGGAACGCCTACACCATGGTGCTCCACAAGCACGGGGAGAAGCTCTACACGGGCCTGAGGGAGGTCGTCACAGAGCACCTCATTAACAAAGTAAATCAATACCCCGAAGCCCTTTCAATAATTTCTCAAGTGTCCTTATGAATATGACCTGAAGTTTATCAGTAACCCCAGAAATAACTTGATGTGACATAAATTCTTTCAATTTGTATTTTCAGGTCCGGGAAGATGTCTTAAAGTCTctaaataataattttctgcAAACACTGAATCAGGCGTGGAATGACCATCAGACCGCCATGGTGATGATCAGAGACATCCTCATGTACATGGTAACTAGGCGGTTGTGCTTTTTTTGTCATACACATTTTGCTTGAAATATtctgtaactagaacgggcactcgatagagggcatatcacaagattgggcattgaattatgaacattttggcattagttgcatgccaattggctaTAAATTGATCGCGCTATGGTAaagagaagattttgaccttttcatgaccttgacctttgacccgatcgatcccaaaatctaatcaaatggtccccggataataatcaatcatcccaccaaatttcatgcgattcggtttaatactttttgacttgtgcgaataacacgcacacatacacaaatacacggcgatcaaaacacgaccttccgcattttcaatgcgaaggtaaatatctcTAACATTTCATAATGCAGTGGTTGCTGATTTGTATTGATTCATGTTAAGATCACGTCTGTGTCTGCAATGAGTTGTGTTTCCTGTGCAAGTGGACTCTGGGGCGTGTGTCATTGTAAAAGTGGAACGAGCGGCTCCTCTTCCCCTACATCCTATTCTGGACTTTGTACGGTGCTGTTTTATTTGTGGTCCTAACAATGAGCCTCTGTTGCTGTATTAACTGCTTTTGGAAAACTGGCCGGACTTGTTGATTCACTTTCGCAGCAAGTCCAAGATGTCTGTGTCAGTGGGTGACCGAGCGAGCCCTCAGGACACGTGTCGGCTCAACAATGTCTCAAGCAGTCCAGAGACTGGACGGCCCTCATGGgcttcttttgttttgtattctccgtgttcctgtcctggCATCACCCCGCTTCCGGGTGTTTAACGAAGACAGACTTCCTACTTCTGTGCAATGAGAGCAGCTTTCTGTTCCCACCCGCCTGCTGACCTCTAGCGGAGAGCCGGACCGATACAGCAAGAGTGACTTCACTGTTCTCGGCTGGTGTATTTACCTGTTCTGGAAGGCACCGTGCCTCTCTTTAGGCCCTGTGGCGGTACTTATTTTTCTCTGAGAGGCTGAGCAATTGTACCTTTTCACACACGATTCATTCATGTTATTGCTGAGCATGCTCTGTATGGTTGTGTTCTTACATCTATGCTCCCGTTACCTGGTATATACATTTAACACGGTAATCTAATCTCAGAAATGCTAACTCATTCATTACTCggatgaagaaaaagagagaggtaTCATAAAACAAGCATTTTGAAATGGTCAGGATTAAAAGTAAGCTTTCTTTTACACAAAAACAAAGTAATTCATACAGCCACCAATCCTTTATAATGAAAGGTTTGCTGGCTTATCCAACCCCAATAAAAAGTACTTTGCACCACTTTGAATCACAGTGATGGTGTTTCTTTTGCACTCGTCAGCATACACatcccttttttaaatgcatacTTGTAAAGTAGTGGTGGGATAAATACCATTTGTACCAACCTAGTTTAAATTTAAAGGATAGTTTTACATGTGATATACAGTGTTCTTAGGAATCGTTCAACAtgcatatgttatatatatatgtgctgtATTCGGGTCTTTTTCACCTCCATTCTCTCTCGTTTCCCAGGACCGTGTGTATGTTCAACAGAACAATGTGGAGAATGTGTACAACCTCGGCCTCATCATATTCAGAGACCAGGTGGTGCGCCACGGTTGCATCCGAGAACACCTACGTCAGACGTCACTGGACATGATTGCTCGGGAGAGGAAGGGCGAGGTGGTCGACCGGTATGCAGGAGTACAACTTCACTGCTTGATCTGAAGGATGACTGTGACTCCGAGTCTGCTCCAGGATGCCTAATATTCTGGTTGAAATTAGAAACTCGGGTGACACGCAGCAAGTTCCCCAATCTGTCTTGATCCTATACGATACGTTTCagctcactttttttttatcgtCCATTGCAGGGGCGCCATCAGAAACGCCTGCCAGATGCTGATGATTCTCGGCCTGGACGGCAGGTCTGTGTATGAGGAAGACTTTGAATGTCCATTCCTAGATATGTCAGCGGAATTCTTCCATGTAAGTCGTTGGTGGGTTGTcggtgtctttttttcttcttctttgtaacCACTGAAAATCTTTGTCAGGCGTAATCGCACACTATCTGCTCTTTCAGATGGAGAGCCAAAAGTTCCTCGCAGAAAACAGTGCCAGTGTGTACATTAAGAAGGTCGAGGCCAGAATCAATGAGGAGATTGAGCGAGTTATGCACTGCCTAGACAAGTCAACGGAGGAGCCCATCGTCAAGGTGGTGGAAAGGGGGCTCATTTCTAAGCACATGAAGACCATTGTGGAGATGGAGAACTCTGGCCTCGTCCATATGCTCAAGAACGGCAAGACGGAAGGTAAACATGTTGCTGATTTCATGTTTCCCTTTCAATTAATCGTGATTTTGAATTGAGGGTCAAACCAttgcatttaaaacatttttttattaagaaTGGCACCGTTGTGTTTTCTCAGCCTGTCCTCGACAGTTTCTATGTGTTCCTCataagttccccccccccccccctgtctccctctcagacctggcaTGCATGTACAAGCTGTTCAGTCGTGTGCCAAACGGCCTGAAGACTATGTGCGAGTGTATGAGCTCTTACTTGAGGGAGGAAGGCAAAGCTCTCGTgtcagaggagggagagggcaaGAACCCCGTCGACTATATCCAGGTATGCTGGTTGAACACAACTTCATGTTTCCAGATCTAGGCGAGCCCACCTTGATATCGTGATTCTTGTTACATCACCTCTTCAACAGGGCCTGCTAGACCTGAAGACACGATTTGACCGCTTCCTCCTCGAGTCCTTCAACAACGACAGACTCTTCAAACAAACCATAGCGGGAGACTTTGAGTATTTCCTCAACCTCAACTCCCGCTCACCAGAGTACCTGTCACTTTTTATTGACGACAAGCTCAAGAAGGGTGTCAAAGGGGTGTGTGTCTCCTTTTGAAGTTTCCTTCCACGGCATCACTTACAGTTCTGCATTTGTATGCCCAGTGAGACGATTCAGCGTTTTGCGTGTCCCGTACATTTCCTCATTCTGCTTCGCCCTGTCGTGTTCGACCAGTTAACAGAACAGGAGGTGGAGTCGATCCTTGAGAAGGCCATGGTGTTGTTCCGGTATATGCAAGAGAAGGATGTGTTTGAGCGGTACTACAAGCAGCATCTGGGCCGCAGGCTGCTCAGCAACAAGAGCGTCTCAGACGACTCGGAGAAGAACATGATCTCTAAGCTCAAGGTAAGAAGGGACCTTTTGGTCCCCGATGCACGATATGCGTATCTCTGGtcctgctcttcttctctgCTATTGGCCGTCGCCCGTTCTGAGTCCGCGTCAGCAGTTTCAACTCGCTCCTCCGTCTTTCTCCTTTTGCAGACAGAATGTGGCTGTCAGTTCACCACAAAACTGGAAGGGATGTTCAGAGACATGAGCatatccaacactaccatggaTGAGTTCAGGCAACACATACAAACCACGTCGGTAAGACAGTCGGACCCCTTTGTTAGGGCCAAATGCGTTTTGAGAGAAATTCTGAAAACAGGTTTATTAATCTCTTCCAGGCATCTCTAAGTGGTGTGGACCTCACAGTCAGAGTCCTCACTACTGGCTACTGGCCGACGCAGTCGGCAACACCTAAATGCACCATCGCCCCCTCTCCCCGACACGCCTTTGAGGTCTTTAGAAGGTAATGCTCTTTAAATCAATTTCAAATGTTTTCCTAAACAAAGGGAGACGCTGTGGTTCCGAAAGAAGTTGTCCGTGGCTTTTCTTCTGCAGGTTTTACCTCGCTAAGCACAGTGGTAGGCAGCTAACACTGCAACACCATATGGGCGGGGCAGACCTGAACGCAACTTTCTACGGAACTATTAAAAAGGTAGATGAAAAATgccatttgcctttttttctcaTGAACAACTCCAATCAAGGATCCGTGGTGTTGTGGAGTATAATTCctaaatttaaattcaccttccCTTCGACTTCATCTGCAGGAGGATGGCTCAGAGGTGGGTGTGGGGGGTGCGCAGGTGACCGGCTCGAACACTCGGAAGCACATCCTGCAGGTCTCCACTTTCCAGATGACCATCCTCATGCTCTTCAACAACAGAGACAAGTGCACATTCGAGGTGGGCACACGTGACGTACAGTGGCTGTTACAAGCTCGCTCTCCTATCCAGTCGTCTTGTCTTTCGCAGAGGTCACCTTTGCTTACTCTATGACCTGCATGCATTCTTTTGGTCCTATTCTCTGTCCCCCTATTTCACGACCTCATCGCCCACTCTGTGCCCGTCTATAGGAGATCCAGCAGGAGACGGATATTCCCGAGCGGGAGTTGGTGCGAGCGCTGCAGTCTCTGGCCTGTGGGAAACCAACACAGAGAGTTCTCACCAAGGAGCCGAAGTCCAAGGAGATTGAGAGCGGCCACCTGTTTACAGTGAATGATCAGTTTACTTCCAAACtgcacagagtcaaaatacagacAGGTGGGCAACGTGTGTGCTCAGCGTCTGGTCTTTCTGTCCGGTCAATGGGCCTTTTCTCCTGTTCTTGTTAAAGTTGGTCACCTAGTTGGTCATTTTCTTAACCAAGTAGCTTTTCCAGGAACGACAGTTCGTGTTGAGTGGTAGATATCCATTTAGCATGAACAGAATACCCGAGCGTCATGTCTCAGCCCTTCAGAAACATGAATAAAGGATTCCCCCTCTCCGAAGGCTTTTCCTTTCTGCTAATCTAAAAAAACGGGACCTTCAGAGAGTGACTATATTTGGTCCCTGAACTTCATCTTGTCTGTATCCCACTCTGCCAGTTGCTGCTAAACAAGGGGAATCCGACCCCGAAAGGAAAGAGACGCGGCAGAAAGTGGATGATGACCGGAAGCATGAGATTGAGGCGGCCATTGTCCGAATCATGAAGTCCAGGAAGAGGATGCAGCACAATGTCCTGGTGGCTGAGGTAAGGAACACCTCATGAGGATGTATGTTTCTCTATAACGATGGACGGCAATTAGAATACGGGCATTTCCCCGTCTTCAAAATAATTTTATGGTGACGTAGTTCtgcaaataaatgtaatgaaaa
This portion of the Pseudoliparis swirei isolate HS2019 ecotype Mariana Trench chromosome 8, NWPU_hadal_v1, whole genome shotgun sequence genome encodes:
- the LOC130198154 gene encoding cullin-3-B-like isoform X1 — encoded protein: MSNLKGGPKKDTKMRIRAFPMTMDEKYVNNIWDLLKNAIQEIQRKNNSGLSFEELYRNAYTMVLHKHGEKLYTGLREVVTEHLINKVREDVLKSLNNNFLQTLNQAWNDHQTAMVMIRDILMYMDRVYVQQNNVENVYNLGLIIFRDQVVRHGCIREHLRQTSLDMIARERKGEVVDRGAIRNACQMLMILGLDGRSVYEEDFECPFLDMSAEFFHMESQKFLAENSASVYIKKVEARINEEIERVMHCLDKSTEEPIVKVVERGLISKHMKTIVEMENSGLVHMLKNGKTEDLACMYKLFSRVPNGLKTMCECMSSYLREEGKALVSEEGEGKNPVDYIQGLLDLKTRFDRFLLESFNNDRLFKQTIAGDFEYFLNLNSRSPEYLSLFIDDKLKKGVKGLTEQEVESILEKAMVLFRYMQEKDVFERYYKQHLGRRLLSNKSVSDDSEKNMISKLKTECGCQFTTKLEGMFRDMSISNTTMDEFRQHIQTTSASLSGVDLTVRVLTTGYWPTQSATPKCTIAPSPRHAFEVFRRFYLAKHSGRQLTLQHHMGGADLNATFYGTIKKQEDGSEVGVGGAQVTGSNTRKHILQVSTFQMTILMLFNNRDKCTFEEIQQETDIPERELVRALQSLACGKPTQRVLTKEPKSKEIESGHLFTVNDQFTSKLHRVKIQTVAAKQGESDPERKETRQKVDDDRKHEIEAAIVRIMKSRKRMQHNVLVAEVTQQLRSRFLPSPVVIKKRIEGLIEREYLARTPEDRKVYNYVA
- the LOC130198154 gene encoding cullin-3-B-like isoform X2 — encoded protein: MSNLKGGPKKDTKMRIRAFPMTMDEKYVNNIWDLLKNAIQEIQRKNNSGLSFEELYRNAYTMVLHKHGEKLYTGLREVVTEHLINKVREDVLKSLNNNFLQTLNQAWNDHQTAMVMIRDILMYMDRVYVQQNNVENVYNLGLIIFRDQVVRHGCIREHLRQTSLDMIARERKGEVVDRGAIRNACQMLMILGLDGRSVYEEDFECPFLDMSAEFFHMESQKFLAENSASVYIKKVEARINEEIERVMHCLDKSTEEPIVKVVERGLISKHMKTIVEMENSGLVHMLKNGKTEDLACMYKLFSRVPNGLKTMCECMSSYLREEGKALVSEEGEGKNPVDYIQGLLDLKTRFDRFLLESFNNDRLFKQTIAGDFEYFLNLNSRSPEYLSLFIDDKLKKGVKGLTEQEVESILEKAMVLFRYMQEKDVFERYYKQHLGRRLLSNKSVSDDSEKNMISKLKTECGCQFTTKLEGMFRDMSISNTTMDEFRQHIQTTSASLSGVDLTVRVLTTGYWPTQSATPKCTIAPSPRHAFEVFRRFYLAKHSGRQLTLQHHMGGADLNATFYGTIKKEDGSEVGVGGAQVTGSNTRKHILQVSTFQMTILMLFNNRDKCTFEEIQQETDIPERELVRALQSLACGKPTQRVLTKEPKSKEIESGHLFTVNDQFTSKLHRVKIQTVAAKQGESDPERKETRQKVDDDRKHEIEAAIVRIMKSRKRMQHNVLVAEVTQQLRSRFLPSPVVIKKRIEGLIEREYLARTPEDRKVYNYVA